DNA from Papio anubis isolate 15944 chromosome 1, Panubis1.0, whole genome shotgun sequence:
TTAACATGTGACCATGTTTACAGTCTCTGGGGAGTTCAGCCTAAACACCATGTGACCAGAGCACAGAGCCTAGGTGCAAGCCCAAGGGAACCTTGTCACCGGTGACAAAGAGTGAGTCAGGGGACCCGGTGTGGCTCAGCAGGGAGAGAGAAATTCCCGGCTTGTGGGGAACAGATGCCTCACCGGGCGTCGGCCTCCTGCCCGTCTCTGGATTCcttaagcagaaaaagaaagcacCCATTGTGCGGGGTGAATGCCCCAGTATCTTCCAACCAAGTGGGGAGGCACCTCCAGGGCACGGAGTTGGCTCAGCCTGGCAGCCCCGGCCGCACGGGACACGGAGACCCACAAGCAGCTACTTGTCCCGGCTCACACAAGGGGCCCTTCTTCAAGGTTGAAAGTATAGCCCAGATAAATGTAGTCACCAAGGCCCCAGCATGGACTCAGGTGCGGCCCTAGGATTCCAGGCTCTGTGTTTCCCCCGCGAGTAGCTGGGCTCCCGTACCGGCGAGGCTCAACCCCAGAGAGCCTAGCCAGCCCCTGGCCCACTCACCTGTCACGTAGATGTCATTGCCCAGCGCCACGATGCTGTAGCCCCCGCCCAGGTGGTCTGGGAACTCGGCCAGGTAGCGCCACTGGCCCGTCTGCGGGTTGTAGCAGTCGACAGTGACCAGCTCGTCACAGTCCTGGTCGCAGCCACCCACGAGCACGAGGATCTCGGCGAGACCGGTGGAGGGGCGAGGACGCATTCGGGGGCAGGGCCCGCGGTCGTGGCGGTCGTAGCGCGCCGCCTGGAAGTCGCGCGCCTCGCGCAGCAGGCGCAGGCAGGGTGGGCAGCGCGCCACCAGCGGCTCGGCCTCGACGTGTGCCAGCAGGTAGAAGCGGCGCACGAAAGGCAGGCGCACGGCCTCCAGCAGCTGCGGCCAATGGGCGGCGCGGCGCGGCGGGTCAGCGCGGACCCAGCGCAGCGCCAGCTGGTAGGCGGCCTCCTCCTTGGGCACACACAGCCCGTCGTCCCGCAGGTAGCGCAGCAGGCGCGCCAGTGGCAGCCGCTCCAGCTGCTCGGCGCCCAGCTCGCCCACGTGGCGCAGGATGAAGCGCTGCGCCGCGCTCGCCAACCCCGAGCAGCTGAAGGCCTCGGCGAAGTCCTGCATGTCCAGGCAGTTGGCCAGGTCGAGCTGCTGCTGCAGGAAGGCGCCGCATGCCTCCTTCACGGCCGGGAACTGCAGCAGGTCAGCGGCGCGCAGCAGCGGCTCGGCGTTGTCGCCGCTTACCGCCACGCGGCCCGTGTAGCTGAAgtccagcagcagctgcagcatgTCGGGAGGCACTCCGTGCAGGCGCACCCGCTCGGCGCGGCTCTCGCGCAGCTGCCCGGCGAACATGGCGCGGAAGTAGGGGCTGGCGGCGGCCAGCACCGCGCGGTGCGCCGGGAAGTCGCGCCCGCCCGCCGCCTCCAGGGTCACGTCCAGGAACTTGCGCTCGGCGCGGAGCTGGCTCAGGCCGCGCAGCAGGCTCAGGGCGTGCGCGGGGTCCGAGAAGGGCAGCACGGCTAGCGGAGCCGGGCGCTCCATAGCGCCTTCACTAGGTTGTCGGTGACGCCGCGGCCGGGGCCTGCGGAGAAACGCGACGCGCCCGGCACCGCTGCTATAAATAGGGCGGAGCGCCGCTGCCTCGAGGGGCGGGATGGGCGGGGAGACGTCGGCACCGCCCCCTTAACCCCTCCGTGCCCGGCGCCGCCGCCCCCCGCGAGCGCGGGCTCGCCTGCCACCGGCGCGGCGCCCGCCCCCGGCTCTGCAGGATGAGTCACCGCCGTCCGCTCTCTCCCTCCGCCCTTCCGCGTCTTCCAGCTGACACCCGGGCCGGGGACAGTGAGTGACAAGTGCCAGCTCCGAGGGCGGCCTCGCCGTGCGCCGGGACCGGGAGCCTCCCAGGGTTGCCCATGACCCTCCCGGCCGGGCTGCTGAACCCAACCCGGGAGAGGCGAGCTCGGCCCAGAAACCAAAGCCACCCCTCCTTTCACGCCAGACTTCCCAAGGGCGGCGGCCCAGGTCCTGGGGCGACTGGGTACaatggctttttgttttgctttttgtgttcCACTAGTTTCAAGGGTTGCTAGTTAACCCCATCACGGGACACACTCAAAGGATAGGCTTTTTACCATTCTGGACCAAAGCAAGAACGCGTATAAAGtttttcaatgactttttttcttggcGCATTTATAAGTGAGTCGGGCCGGATTCCAGGAGTCGGCCCCATTCCTGTGTTCCTGCAGGAGCTTCTGACTCTACCACACAGGCGTTAACTTTAGTCGGCTTCAGGCGCAGTTGTAGTTTCAGAGCCTTCGGCGCAGCTGCTGGCTCCCGGGCCTCCCTGCAGCAGCTGCTCGGACTCCACGAGAGGGGAACTGGATATAAAGAGCGAGGGCTCAAAGTCAGATGGGAGACCGCCTTGAAACTAGGAGATGATGCCACTCAGCACAGTCCTCCCGTCACTTCTATTGTGGTGGGGAATGGTTAAAGAAGGAATCGCCCTTATTTTAGTTCCAATAGAGACAGCACCACTTTGAATGTCACTTGTAGGGAAAAAAGAGCCCTCCCTTGGAAGCCATTTTTTCTTCAGTGGAAGGTAGGCTTTGCTCAGTTTTAGAAAAGACCCCTACTTCACCACCAGGACTGCTGCTTTGCAGAGGACACTTGAGTTTGTGCTATTTTCCAGCCCCCTCTACACCCGGTGGGCCTTTGAGAACGCATTCCTGAGGAAGGCGCCCGCCCACGTGGGTCCCAGAGCAGGCCAGGCGCATGGGAGCTGGCTATCATTCGCTGGTTCTAGCGAGGTCTAGGTCCGCGCAGCCTTTCCAgaagacattttgtttttatttcacctcTGAAATGAGAACCGCAGGCTTTCTCTTCTACTTAAAGTTTCACGTCATTTTGCCATAAGAATGCATCTGGTCTGAATTTCAGGGTGAGCATGGGCAGCACGGGCCCAAATCAGAAAACATTCAGGTACCCAGGCGGGCTGCCTGTTGCCCATAGAAGGACTGTTCACACAGCTATTCAAGGCAGCGGCAGCATTCCTGGGCCCAGGAGCAGGGCCAATAGCTTCCTTGCACAGGCTTTGTGACAAGAAAGCCTGAGTAGCCAGGAAGTGGAATGTTTGTAGGGAAAAGAACTCCCGTTCCCCGGGTCAGCTTACCCATCTTGCATAAGTCCAATGATTAAGTCAATAATGTTTCCATAGTTGAGGACTGAGTACGGTTCTTCTGTATTCCCAATAAcgggttatttttaaatatcatatttcaGTCTTACTATGTAGCCTTGAATaatgatgtatttatttaaatggaaagatgttcaagCTATAAAGTGAAAAATCAGATAACTCATTGTATCACCCAAATTGTTATATGTATTCATATGCCTAAAAACATTTATGAAGTTAACattttcggccaggcgcagtggctcacgcctgtaatcccagcactttgggaggccgaggtgggtggatcacctgagatggggagttcgggaccagcctggccaatacggtgaaaccctgtctctactaaaaataaaacaaattagctgggtgtggtggtgcacgcctgtaatcccagttactccgaggaagaggctggggcaagaggatttcttgaggccaggagtttgagaccagcctgggcaacatagtgagacccaataTTTTGAGTCTCaacaaaaagttttcaaattagccaggcgtggtggcatgcacctgtagtctcagctacttgggaggctgaagtgggaagatcacataAGCCCAGGTAACAGTGAGCTGTCATTGTTCCACTGCTCCCACTCTGCCTGCCCCAcccctgaaaaaaagaaagagctaaaTAGCATGCCTGGGTTAGTAGGTTATTCAAAATTCCTAACACAGCTGATAGGTCTAAATtggttcctttcttttctcaccaCATTCCTTTGTCGACTTAGCTATATATATACAAGGTTTCACATGCCTGGTAGGCCTGGGTTATCAATGAAATACTTCTTTTCTCAAGATatgaattcttaattttattttgaacttaAGTTAACAGATAATGTA
Protein-coding regions in this window:
- the KLHL21 gene encoding kelch-like protein 21, whose protein sequence is MERPAPLAVLPFSDPAHALSLLRGLSQLRAERKFLDVTLEAAGGRDFPAHRAVLAAASPYFRAMFAGQLRESRAERVRLHGVPPDMLQLLLDFSYTGRVAVSGDNAEPLLRAADLLQFPAVKEACGAFLQQQLDLANCLDMQDFAEAFSCSGLASAAQRFILRHVGELGAEQLERLPLARLLRYLRDDGLCVPKEEAAYQLALRWVRADPPRRAAHWPQLLEAVRLPFVRRFYLLAHVEAEPLVARCPPCLRLLREARDFQAARYDRHDRGPCPRMRPRPSTGLAEILVLVGGCDQDCDELVTVDCYNPQTGQWRYLAEFPDHLGGGYSIVALGNDIYVTGGSDGSRLYDCVWRYNSSVNEWAEVAPMLKAREYHSSSVLDGLLYVVAADSTERYDHTTDSWEALQPMTYPLDNCSTTACRGRLYAIGSLAGKETMVMQCYDPDTDLWSLVDCGQLPPWSFAPKTVTLNGLMYFVRDDSAEVDVYNPTKNEWDKIPSMNQVHVGGSLAVLGGKLYVSGGYDNTFELSDVVEAYDPETRAWSVVGRLPEPTFWHGSVSIFRQFMPQTFSGGRGFELDSGSNDMDPGRPRPPRDPDELH